Proteins from a single region of Clostridia bacterium:
- a CDS encoding PEP/pyruvate-binding domain-containing protein: MATQNVPEPPIAAEQLFDGFENLMPFRVQDILLVSSLYDSFILREDGRLNELLMGESLELDLKHVPAMTHVSTGAEALELARSQPRFNLIVTNLELGDMDAAQLAREVKNAGLDVPVVVLTYDYREIKEFIARNPATDIERIFLWQGNARILIAIVKWIEDKRNVPHDTSTIGVPVILVVEDNIRYYSSFLPVIYTELITQSRRLIREGINVAHKLVRMRARPKILLCCNYEDAMEQVLKYRDYLFGVVSDVEFPRGGELTPEAGFDLARMVRGIVPDVPIALQSSRTEFLSRAQAEGYSFLRKRSPTLLTDLQRLMTEKFGFGDFVFRLPDGREVARAGDLNGLEALLQQVPAETIAYHSERNHFSHWLMARTEFALAQRLRPRRVSDFATYEDLRHDLIEEIADYRREQTEVLIGDFEPSTFKATDTCFLRIGGGSLGGKARGLAFVRHLLHRRGIGHRFAGVRVAVPQTVVLATDAFDNFLTENNLLDFAIRSTDDAEIERRFLAAELPGFIREALSAFLREVHYPVAVRSSSLLEDSQYQPFTGVYETFMLANQHPDIAVRLEHLIEAVKRVYASTFSQQAKAYVRATPYRLEEEKMAVILQQVVGAAHGPRFYPDFSGVVRSRNFYPVAPMTYRDGIAAIALGLGRTVVNGEKCLTFCPRYPRHAIQFSSVEDILANSQTEFWALELDRAERKEDRLADLREVRFGLDVAENDGTLHMLGSTYEMDNHAVYDGLSRHGVRIVSFAPVLKHGVFPLSMLLDHLIRTGEEALDRPVEIEFAGRLPRHEGDCAEFGFLQMRPLVLSREREELRMEEVEPKRLVCQSSKVLGHGRMQDLRDVVVVDFHRFERARSHEVGQWVADFNAKLTERGTPYLLIGVGRWGSSDPWLGIPITWAEISGARAIVEAGFRDFRVTPSQGSHFFQNLTAFQVGYFTVNPDAGDGLVDWEWLASQAAVEEQGCVRHLHFESPLQVTMNGKTGQGVIYKPEPTH; encoded by the coding sequence ATGGCTACGCAGAACGTACCCGAACCACCTATTGCCGCGGAGCAACTCTTCGACGGCTTCGAAAACCTGATGCCCTTCCGGGTGCAGGACATCCTGCTGGTTTCCAGCCTGTATGACTCCTTCATTCTTCGCGAAGATGGAAGGCTGAATGAACTGCTAATGGGCGAATCGCTTGAGCTTGATCTCAAGCACGTTCCCGCCATGACACACGTCTCGACCGGCGCAGAAGCGCTGGAACTGGCCCGCTCGCAACCCCGCTTCAACCTGATCGTGACGAACCTGGAACTGGGTGACATGGATGCGGCCCAACTGGCTCGCGAGGTTAAGAATGCCGGGCTGGATGTTCCTGTCGTCGTGCTGACCTACGACTACCGAGAAATCAAGGAATTTATCGCCCGTAATCCAGCCACTGACATTGAGCGCATTTTCCTGTGGCAGGGCAATGCTCGCATTCTCATTGCGATCGTCAAGTGGATCGAAGACAAACGCAACGTGCCTCATGATACAAGCACGATCGGCGTTCCGGTCATCCTGGTTGTGGAGGACAACATACGGTATTACTCCTCCTTCCTGCCGGTTATTTACACCGAACTGATTACGCAGTCGCGCCGCCTCATACGGGAAGGCATCAACGTGGCGCACAAGTTAGTTCGCATGAGAGCGCGCCCCAAGATTCTGCTTTGCTGCAACTATGAAGACGCAATGGAACAGGTGTTGAAGTATCGTGATTACCTGTTCGGCGTCGTGTCCGACGTGGAGTTCCCGCGAGGCGGTGAACTTACGCCCGAGGCAGGATTCGACTTGGCGCGAATGGTGCGCGGCATCGTGCCCGATGTGCCTATCGCACTTCAGTCCAGTCGCACAGAGTTTCTCTCGCGTGCGCAGGCCGAGGGCTACTCGTTCCTGCGCAAGCGTTCGCCCACGCTTCTCACCGACTTGCAGAGACTCATGACCGAGAAGTTTGGGTTTGGCGATTTCGTTTTCCGCCTGCCGGATGGAAGAGAAGTGGCGAGGGCAGGCGACCTGAATGGATTGGAGGCATTGCTGCAACAAGTCCCGGCGGAGACGATCGCATACCATAGCGAACGAAATCACTTTTCGCATTGGCTGATGGCGAGAACAGAATTCGCGCTCGCGCAAAGATTACGACCGCGAAGGGTTTCTGATTTCGCCACCTACGAGGACCTGCGACACGACCTGATCGAGGAGATTGCAGACTATCGACGCGAGCAGACAGAGGTTCTCATCGGTGATTTCGAACCCTCCACGTTCAAGGCAACAGATACGTGCTTCTTGCGCATAGGGGGAGGTTCGCTTGGCGGGAAAGCCCGCGGACTTGCCTTCGTCAGGCACCTGCTGCACAGAAGGGGGATCGGGCACCGCTTTGCCGGAGTGCGAGTCGCAGTGCCGCAAACCGTCGTGCTCGCCACCGATGCATTCGACAACTTTCTCACCGAGAACAACTTGCTCGACTTCGCAATCCGTAGCACGGATGATGCCGAAATCGAGCGGCGCTTCCTCGCGGCAGAGTTGCCCGGGTTTATCCGCGAGGCCCTGTCGGCCTTTCTGCGAGAGGTTCATTACCCGGTCGCAGTGCGCTCCTCCAGCTTGCTGGAGGATTCGCAGTACCAGCCTTTTACGGGCGTGTACGAGACGTTCATGCTGGCCAACCAGCATCCAGACATCGCCGTGCGCCTGGAACACTTGATAGAGGCCGTCAAGCGCGTCTATGCGTCCACCTTCAGCCAGCAGGCAAAGGCGTATGTGCGAGCGACTCCGTATCGGCTCGAAGAAGAGAAGATGGCGGTCATCCTCCAGCAAGTTGTCGGCGCGGCTCACGGCCCACGCTTCTATCCGGATTTTTCAGGCGTCGTGCGCTCGCGCAACTTCTATCCGGTGGCACCCATGACCTATCGCGACGGAATCGCGGCCATCGCGTTAGGACTAGGCCGCACCGTGGTGAACGGAGAGAAGTGCCTGACATTCTGTCCGCGTTATCCGCGGCACGCGATTCAGTTCTCGTCAGTGGAAGACATCCTGGCGAACTCGCAGACTGAGTTCTGGGCTCTTGAGCTTGATCGCGCGGAGCGGAAAGAAGATCGCCTCGCCGACCTGCGCGAAGTGAGATTCGGATTGGATGTTGCAGAGAACGACGGGACGTTGCACATGCTCGGCTCCACTTACGAAATGGACAACCACGCCGTGTACGACGGACTCAGCAGGCATGGAGTACGCATCGTGAGCTTTGCTCCTGTGCTCAAGCACGGTGTGTTTCCGCTGTCTATGCTGCTCGACCATCTCATCAGGACCGGAGAAGAGGCGCTTGACCGCCCCGTGGAGATAGAGTTTGCCGGACGGTTGCCACGCCACGAAGGTGATTGCGCCGAGTTCGGCTTCCTGCAAATGCGACCGCTCGTGCTCTCACGCGAACGGGAGGAATTGCGGATGGAGGAAGTGGAACCAAAGCGACTCGTCTGCCAAAGCTCAAAGGTGCTGGGACACGGCCGCATGCAGGATTTGCGCGATGTGGTTGTAGTGGATTTTCATCGCTTCGAGCGCGCACGCAGCCACGAAGTGGGACAGTGGGTGGCAGACTTCAACGCGAAGCTTACGGAACGGGGTACGCCCTATCTGCTGATCGGTGTTGGCCGATGGGGATCAAGCGATCCGTGGCTCGGCATCCCGATCACCTGGGCTGAAATCTCAGGAGCCCGCGCAATCGTTGAAGCTGGATTCCGGGATTTCCGCGTCACGCCCTCGCAAGGAAGCCACTTCTTTCAGAACCTTACTGCATTTCAGGTCGGCTACTTCACAGTGAATCCTGACGCGGGCGATGGTTTGGTCGACTGGGAGTGGCTGGCGTCGCAGGCAGCGGTCGAGGAGCAGGGATGTGTTCGGCATCTACACTTTGAGTCGCCGTTGCAGGTGACGATGAATGGGAAAACCGGACAAGGCGTCATTTACAAACCAGAACCGACGCACTAG
- a CDS encoding 4Fe-4S dicluster domain-containing protein, giving the protein MEKKAILVDIKRCVGCQSCEQACQRVHGFPEQHQAHLSDTALTVVEQHGEKFVRRMCLHCEDPACASACLVGALKKSSFGPVTYDAKKCMGCRYCMIACPQAVPKYEWSKLAPYVKKCDMCAERQAAGEKPACVEACPLDASTVGNREDILKEAWSRVRSDSSYVPRVYGVEEFGGTSVFYISDVAFEELGFVKPALGSQPLPTLSAAALGETPTVVLVGGSMLAALYWITQRRRDVALAESHTAQPKQTEKIDEGRS; this is encoded by the coding sequence ATGGAAAAGAAAGCGATCTTGGTAGATATCAAGCGCTGCGTCGGATGCCAGAGTTGTGAGCAGGCATGCCAGAGAGTTCACGGTTTTCCAGAGCAGCACCAGGCACACTTGTCCGACACGGCGCTGACCGTGGTAGAGCAGCACGGCGAGAAGTTTGTCCGCCGCATGTGTCTGCATTGTGAAGATCCGGCTTGCGCTTCGGCGTGTCTCGTGGGTGCCCTGAAGAAGAGTTCCTTCGGCCCGGTGACCTACGACGCCAAGAAGTGCATGGGCTGCCGTTATTGCATGATTGCGTGCCCGCAAGCGGTGCCGAAGTATGAATGGTCGAAGCTGGCGCCTTATGTAAAGAAGTGCGATATGTGCGCCGAGCGCCAGGCGGCCGGTGAAAAGCCTGCGTGTGTTGAGGCTTGTCCGCTGGATGCCAGCACGGTTGGCAATCGCGAAGACATTCTTAAAGAGGCTTGGAGCCGTGTCCGCTCGGACTCGTCTTACGTGCCCCGGGTCTACGGCGTGGAGGAGTTCGGCGGAACGTCGGTCTTCTACATCTCGGACGTGGCGTTTGAAGAGCTCGGCTTCGTGAAACCAGCGCTTGGCAGCCAACCGCTGCCGACGTTATCGGCTGCGGCATTGGGCGAGACGCCCACGGTCGTGCTCGTCGGCGGATCGATGCTGGCGGCGTTGTACTGGATCACGCAGCGCCGGCGCGACGTAGCACTGGCGGAGTCGCATACCGCGCAACCGAAACAGACGGAAAAGATCGATGAGGGAAGGAGCTAA
- a CDS encoding glycine cleavage system protein H: MSILFVLLTFLLVISITYFRRGTGNVAVQVKEPNAWARPAAPRISKEQGFDIPKGYCFHPGHTWVLDEGRQNARIGIDSFASSLIGKIERIEVVGLNRWVRQGQKLMSITTEGLTVDLLSPIEGVITSVNHEAIKNPELTTKDPYRDGWICVVKSPELSTNLKNLVTGTLVAPWMQNSLGHVRSLAQTLAPALAQDGGMPVSGLLAQLDPGSQRKLIHEFFLT; encoded by the coding sequence ATGTCGATCCTATTCGTACTGCTCACATTCCTGCTGGTCATCAGCATCACATACTTCCGCCGTGGCACCGGCAATGTTGCCGTGCAGGTGAAAGAGCCGAATGCGTGGGCGCGCCCCGCCGCACCGCGCATCTCCAAGGAGCAAGGCTTTGATATCCCAAAGGGCTATTGCTTCCATCCGGGACACACATGGGTGCTCGACGAAGGGCGACAGAATGCCCGTATCGGCATTGACAGCTTCGCTTCCAGCCTGATCGGCAAGATTGAGCGCATTGAGGTCGTCGGCCTGAACCGCTGGGTTCGCCAGGGTCAGAAGCTGATGTCGATTACGACCGAGGGTCTCACGGTCGATCTGCTTTCGCCGATCGAAGGCGTCATCACGTCGGTCAACCACGAAGCCATTAAGAATCCGGAACTCACGACGAAAGATCCGTATCGCGACGGCTGGATCTGCGTCGTGAAGTCGCCTGAGCTCTCGACCAACCTGAAGAATCTGGTGACGGGAACGCTGGTCGCGCCCTGGATGCAGAACAGCCTCGGCCATGTTCGCTCGCTGGCGCAGACGCTGGCGCCGGCGCTGGCACAAGATGGTGGAATGCCGGTTAGCGGCCTGCTTGCGCAGCTCGATCCCGGCTCGCAGCGGAAGCTGATCCACGAATTCTTCCTGACATAG
- a CDS encoding sigma-54 dependent transcriptional regulator encodes MPYSILVLDDESLTLRTIGRALKAEGYEVFVAMSGEEGLKIFADERPDLALVDVVLPGINGIEVLRQIKKLNPATIVLMMSAYHMVDRAVEAMKLGAYDYLIKPFHIVDMTNTIERATEMLALRVRVSDTVETQKGRYDFGRVATRSPVMREMLQMARKAAESDKTTILIQGDSGTGKEVLAKAIHYHSPRAHDPLLELNCAALPDALMESELFGYEPGAFTDARRRKEGLLEKADHGTLFLDEIGNMSFSVQAKLLRVLEEGSFMRLGGTRTINVDVRIIAATNKVLREAAARGEFREDLYYRLNVMPLFIPPLRERKEDVLPLALDMMQRYNSELKKNFTGFTPGAAELLQQYPWPGNIRELKNVIERTMILAAEGDIDAECLPEEIREFTPETSPAERAVLAAETPAAGEAFATLREVEERYINEVLVATGNNKAQAARILGIHSTSILRRLKKKDLEDDALAAESPAAKQGSH; translated from the coding sequence ATGCCCTACTCCATCCTTGTCCTCGACGATGAATCGCTGACGTTGCGCACGATCGGGCGGGCGTTGAAGGCCGAAGGCTACGAAGTGTTTGTTGCGATGTCCGGGGAAGAAGGCCTGAAGATATTCGCCGATGAGCGTCCCGACCTTGCGCTGGTGGATGTGGTGCTGCCCGGCATCAACGGCATTGAAGTGCTGCGGCAGATCAAGAAACTCAACCCGGCCACGATTGTGCTCATGATGAGCGCCTACCACATGGTGGATCGCGCGGTCGAGGCAATGAAACTGGGTGCGTACGACTACCTTATTAAGCCCTTCCACATCGTCGATATGACGAACACGATCGAGCGCGCGACAGAGATGCTGGCCTTGCGCGTGCGCGTCAGCGACACGGTGGAAACACAAAAAGGCCGCTACGATTTCGGCCGGGTAGCAACGCGAAGTCCTGTGATGCGCGAGATGTTGCAGATGGCACGAAAGGCGGCGGAGTCGGACAAAACAACGATTCTGATTCAGGGCGATAGCGGCACTGGCAAGGAGGTGCTGGCGAAGGCAATCCATTATCACAGCCCGCGCGCGCACGATCCCCTGCTGGAACTCAACTGCGCCGCACTGCCCGACGCGCTGATGGAGAGCGAACTTTTTGGCTATGAGCCGGGTGCGTTCACTGACGCTCGGAGACGCAAGGAAGGCCTGCTGGAGAAGGCGGACCATGGAACCCTGTTTCTGGACGAGATCGGCAACATGTCCTTCAGCGTGCAGGCCAAGTTGCTGCGCGTGCTGGAAGAGGGTTCGTTTATGCGATTGGGCGGAACCCGCACCATCAACGTGGATGTTCGTATCATCGCGGCAACCAACAAGGTTCTGAGAGAAGCCGCAGCCCGTGGCGAGTTCCGCGAAGACCTCTACTACCGCCTGAACGTGATGCCGTTGTTCATCCCTCCGCTGCGCGAGAGGAAAGAAGACGTTCTGCCACTGGCGCTCGACATGATGCAGCGGTACAACAGCGAGCTGAAAAAGAACTTCACAGGATTCACCCCAGGCGCAGCCGAACTGCTGCAGCAATATCCTTGGCCCGGCAACATTCGCGAACTGAAAAACGTTATTGAGCGCACGATGATTCTCGCTGCGGAAGGCGACATCGATGCGGAGTGCCTGCCGGAGGAAATTAGGGAATTCACGCCGGAAACCTCTCCGGCCGAGCGTGCTGTACTTGCTGCGGAAACCCCAGCTGCGGGAGAGGCGTTCGCCACCCTGCGCGAAGTCGAAGAGCGTTACATCAACGAAGTGTTGGTCGCGACCGGCAATAACAAAGCTCAGGCCGCCCGCATCCTCGGTATCCACTCAACTTCTATCTTGCGTCGTCTCAAGAAGAAAGACCTTGAGGACGACGCCCTCGCAGCGGAATCTCCAGCTGCGAAACAAGGTTCGCACTAA
- a CDS encoding Glu/Leu/Phe/Val dehydrogenase dimerization domain-containing protein, translating to MNASDLMPPAARLDESLDPQLESQLQLDGLSRWLDLEDWILERLRHNEREATCALSLMRDDARAESCMALSVQHGRAAGPALATISFSPETYLNELRAQAYSNSMACALYRLPYSGGAAGIVCDPHTFSEREMRRVIRAVSLSGSDLLGCRAVALVPTPETNEHIAGWLAAEFGDTEARVSVSGKPAGAHGIDLDRLHAMGIVEVVRESLPEREIGIRGARVALQGFGRIARTVAAELHGLGARVIAVADVSGGLLDREGLDINAVEQYVMRQGVVLGYPKAEPLCNADVLELDCDALVLLAAPWQITARNADGIRAKVIVEGVPHGLTETAREQLDARGTIMASSIFCLGARLFAASLELSSGEQANATRPAYNALVRRRVRRAFSEIREAKRHWQTNLWITAEMLAVDRLACELREQGLGL from the coding sequence ATGAATGCGAGCGACCTGATGCCTCCAGCGGCCAGGCTGGATGAATCTCTCGATCCCCAACTCGAATCTCAGCTTCAACTTGATGGCTTATCACGTTGGCTCGATCTGGAAGACTGGATTCTGGAGCGACTTCGTCACAACGAGCGCGAGGCGACCTGCGCGCTTTCACTGATGCGCGACGATGCGCGCGCCGAAAGCTGCATGGCTCTGAGTGTGCAGCACGGCCGCGCTGCTGGACCGGCACTGGCGACGATCAGCTTCTCTCCTGAAACTTACCTGAACGAATTGCGCGCGCAGGCTTATTCCAACAGCATGGCTTGCGCTTTGTACCGGCTTCCGTACTCCGGCGGCGCTGCCGGCATCGTATGTGACCCGCACACATTTAGCGAACGCGAGATGCGCCGCGTCATCCGCGCGGTGAGTCTCAGCGGTTCCGATCTGCTGGGCTGCCGGGCGGTCGCGCTCGTGCCGACGCCGGAGACAAACGAGCACATTGCCGGATGGCTGGCGGCAGAATTCGGCGACACCGAGGCGCGTGTCTCTGTCTCCGGGAAACCGGCCGGTGCTCATGGCATCGACCTTGACCGCCTCCATGCTATGGGCATTGTCGAGGTCGTACGAGAGTCACTGCCCGAGCGTGAGATTGGGATTCGAGGCGCGCGTGTGGCGCTACAGGGCTTTGGTCGCATTGCACGGACGGTTGCTGCGGAACTGCACGGGCTGGGCGCGCGTGTGATTGCCGTGGCCGATGTGTCAGGTGGACTGCTGGATAGGGAAGGTCTGGACATCAACGCCGTCGAGCAGTACGTCATGCGCCAGGGAGTCGTGCTTGGCTATCCCAAGGCGGAACCATTGTGCAATGCCGACGTGCTGGAACTCGATTGCGATGCGCTGGTGCTACTGGCAGCTCCATGGCAGATTACTGCTCGGAATGCAGACGGCATCCGCGCCAAAGTCATCGTCGAGGGTGTCCCGCACGGCTTGACCGAAACAGCGCGAGAGCAGCTCGATGCGCGCGGCACGATCATGGCGTCATCGATCTTTTGCTTAGGTGCGCGTCTGTTCGCAGCTTCTCTGGAATTGAGCAGCGGGGAACAGGCGAACGCGACGCGGCCGGCCTATAATGCTCTCGTGCGGCGTAGGGTACGTCGTGCATTTTCCGAAATTCGCGAAGCGAAACGGCACTGGCAGACGAACCTTTGGATCACGGCCGAAATGCTTGCGGTCGACCGCCTCGCGTGTGAATTGCGCGAGCAGGGGTTGGGTTTATAA
- the gdhA gene encoding NADP-specific glutamate dehydrogenase — MSAGIVTPGTKAPGDYIEQVMSQVKAKNPAEPEFHQAVMEVFQSLSLVLQRHSEYKSARILERLVEPERVIMFRVPWFDDHGNVQVNRGFRIEMNSAIGPYKGGLRFHPSVNLGILKFLAFEQVFKNSLTTLPIGGGKGGSDFDPKGKSDNEVMRFCQSFMTELARHIGPDTDVPAGDIGVGGREIGFLFGQYKRVRNEFSGVLTGKGLAWGGSLIRPEATGYGSVYFADEMLKSRKDSLEGKLCLVSGSGNVSQYTIEKLLDFGAKPLTASDSDGAIFDPDGIDREKLSYIMSLKNVRRGRMREYAEQYKKAIFMPSDAKLGYNPLWNVKADCAFPSATQNEINAKDAANLIKNGCKLISEGANMPSTLEATKQFLEAGLLYGPAKAANAGGVATSGLEMSQNSMRLNWSRDEVDDRLHKIMIAIHKNCYETAEAYGTPGNLVNGANIAGFLKVANAMLDQGLV; from the coding sequence ATGAGTGCTGGCATTGTGACGCCGGGAACGAAAGCCCCGGGCGACTACATCGAACAAGTAATGTCCCAGGTGAAGGCAAAGAACCCTGCCGAACCGGAATTCCACCAGGCAGTTATGGAAGTATTCCAGTCGTTGAGCCTAGTGCTGCAACGGCATTCCGAGTACAAATCTGCACGGATCCTTGAGCGCCTCGTAGAGCCCGAACGGGTCATCATGTTCCGTGTTCCCTGGTTTGACGATCACGGCAACGTTCAGGTCAATCGTGGCTTCCGCATCGAGATGAACAGCGCAATCGGTCCCTACAAGGGCGGCCTGCGCTTCCATCCATCCGTCAACCTAGGCATCCTGAAATTCCTGGCGTTCGAGCAGGTGTTCAAGAACTCGCTGACAACGCTGCCGATCGGCGGCGGCAAGGGAGGTTCGGACTTCGATCCGAAGGGCAAGAGCGACAACGAAGTGATGCGCTTCTGCCAGAGTTTCATGACCGAACTGGCGCGCCACATCGGACCCGACACGGACGTACCTGCGGGCGACATTGGCGTAGGCGGACGCGAAATCGGCTTCTTGTTCGGCCAGTACAAGCGCGTGCGCAATGAGTTCTCCGGCGTTCTGACCGGCAAGGGCTTGGCCTGGGGCGGTTCGCTGATTCGTCCGGAAGCGACCGGCTACGGCAGCGTCTACTTTGCTGACGAAATGCTGAAGTCACGCAAGGACAGCCTGGAAGGCAAGCTCTGCCTGGTCTCCGGGAGCGGCAATGTTTCCCAGTACACAATCGAGAAGCTGCTCGACTTCGGCGCGAAGCCGTTAACCGCATCCGACTCCGACGGCGCAATCTTCGATCCGGACGGCATCGACCGCGAGAAGCTCTCGTACATCATGTCCCTGAAAAACGTTCGCCGTGGCCGCATGCGCGAGTATGCCGAGCAGTATAAGAAGGCGATCTTCATGCCTTCCGATGCGAAGCTGGGCTACAACCCGCTTTGGAACGTCAAAGCCGACTGCGCATTCCCGAGCGCCACACAGAACGAGATCAATGCGAAAGATGCTGCGAACCTCATCAAGAACGGCTGCAAACTCATTTCCGAGGGCGCGAATATGCCGAGCACGCTCGAGGCGACCAAGCAGTTCCTGGAAGCTGGTCTTCTGTATGGACCGGCGAAGGCTGCCAACGCTGGTGGCGTGGCAACGTCTGGTCTCGAAATGTCCCAGAACAGCATGAGGCTGAACTGGAGTCGGGATGAGGTGGACGATCGGTTGCACAAAATCATGATCGCCATTCACAAGAACTGTTACGAAACGGCCGAGGCCTACGGGACTCCCGGCAATCTCGTCAACGGCGCAAACATCGCGGGCTTCCTCAAGGTTGCCAATGCGATGCTGGACCAGGGGCTCGTCTAA
- the nrfD gene encoding NrfD/PsrC family molybdoenzyme membrane anchor subunit, with product MAAKLPKLTLWRAITAIIFMVGAYAAYLRFFIGWQASTNLTDAQPWGLWVGFGTLCGVGLSAGGFGLAGAVYLLGMERYRPILRASILLSFLGYSTVCTGMLYELGLPWRIWHPLIYWNGHSVLFDVSMCVMAYTSVLALEFSPSLIEKLPWKAARDFYLHWHHKVLIALVLAGVLLSSMHQSFLGGLFLIAKGKVYPLWYSPYLTTMFYLSAIPAGIAMLIVALYLCVRSLNVRIEYSILEELSRVMGIMLGVYGIFRAIDLWRNHALQYLFTRRIETAYFWLEIMLLVIIPVALLSQSKIRNTPRALYWTCATVVMGFMANRLNVSITAIDATTGANYSPKWPELALTLAVVTAAAVAFRLAVIHLDILPKNEPKSARWIMNSAEPAEA from the coding sequence ATGGCTGCGAAATTACCGAAACTTACGTTGTGGCGCGCAATCACGGCGATCATCTTTATGGTCGGGGCATACGCAGCCTATTTGAGGTTTTTCATCGGATGGCAGGCGAGTACGAACCTGACTGACGCGCAACCTTGGGGTCTGTGGGTCGGCTTTGGAACGCTGTGCGGAGTTGGACTCTCAGCCGGCGGATTCGGCCTCGCGGGTGCCGTATACCTGCTTGGGATGGAGCGTTACCGGCCCATCCTGCGCGCCTCGATCCTGCTGTCGTTCCTGGGCTACTCCACGGTGTGCACCGGCATGTTGTACGAACTCGGATTGCCGTGGCGCATCTGGCATCCACTCATCTACTGGAACGGACACTCTGTCCTGTTCGATGTCTCGATGTGCGTGATGGCATATACCAGCGTGCTGGCGCTCGAGTTCTCGCCATCGCTGATCGAGAAGCTGCCATGGAAAGCTGCGCGCGACTTCTATCTGCACTGGCATCACAAAGTTCTCATCGCGCTGGTACTCGCTGGCGTGCTGCTTTCGTCGATGCACCAATCGTTCCTCGGCGGTCTCTTCCTGATTGCGAAGGGCAAGGTGTATCCGCTCTGGTATAGCCCGTATCTCACAACAATGTTCTATCTTTCAGCGATTCCGGCTGGCATCGCGATGCTGATTGTCGCGCTGTACTTGTGCGTGCGTTCTCTCAACGTTCGTATCGAATACAGCATCCTTGAAGAACTGAGCCGCGTCATGGGAATCATGCTGGGCGTGTACGGCATTTTCCGAGCGATCGACCTGTGGAGAAATCATGCTCTGCAATACCTCTTCACGCGCCGCATTGAGACCGCTTACTTCTGGCTCGAAATCATGTTGCTCGTGATCATCCCCGTCGCCCTGCTTTCGCAAAGCAAGATACGGAATACGCCCAGGGCGCTGTACTGGACTTGTGCAACGGTGGTGATGGGCTTCATGGCAAACCGCCTCAACGTTTCGATCACCGCGATCGATGCGACGACAGGCGCGAACTACTCGCCGAAATGGCCTGAGTTGGCGCTTACGCTGGCAGTCGTCACGGCAGCAGCAGTTGCGTTCCGCCTGGCCGTGATTCATTTGGACATACTGCCAAAGAATGAGCCGAAATCAGCGCGCTGGATCATGAATTCGGCTGAACCGGCAGAGGCGTAA